The following proteins are encoded in a genomic region of Candidatus Leptovillus gracilis:
- a CDS encoding transcriptional regulator has product MYPDVYVVRAKLMPPYPARRTLVRARLTQRLLEAADYRLTVVQAGAGYGKSTALAALTAVTPHLVWYHLDDGDVDPLRLLLHLYHGFAAALPGFATAPLTFLQTWDRSSAPLPWATAVDMLSNALAECDAPAVFLVLDDVHLLEAAGDALRIVDRLIGRAPANLHTILATRYPLRLPSWLNWQVRGEMLEINQAEMAFTPTEIQALFQEQYRLALTPDQVAQLAAKSEGWAIALQLVWQRWQSDAQTTLHGALDQLSGSGSDLFSFLVQEVLAQQAPDIQAFLRQTAVLREMDAAACNALRQATDSEQILRYLQETSLFIANTGDGRLRYHHLLRELLHNQLDTAVAQTLHRRAAAYYHQQNDEEATIHHLLAAGDFEETAVILDDSGRRMVRAGRLHLLASWIGSLPPDVLEIHPALLVCLGDVARLHSRFDEALGWYQQAETRARAYGNLREVGQALRGQARVYLDTVNPSQAEQLLHEAMRITDGLEDRESRARLLELLAENMLNLGHMEESEAYRQQARDLRQEGPAEAELSMRVLLRTGRLAEVRQLLQERVRQEQQEPVLRPRAHRETPLLLSLVLAFQGEQEQAHAFAVQGMQRGQMLQSPFITAVGHMRQGHAWLLQKDEQGYEEAFRCFQQSIAISETLMVPRLKVESYWGICQVHGFRGHLAEAAHAADQGIAIAQSAGDEWIEALIRLSLGASYALADQMTDANRELAEALLALRECSDTHGEALALLWHCLVWHRQEATKLLLPALADLLRLTRVYGYDYLFTRRTIVGPPDTRALVPLLLAARDADIEATYAQNLLKQLGLSALTLHPGYQLRLQTLGQFVVWRGAELVTTRDWQRKAARQLLQLLLAHRRDVLDRDQIVDLLWPELDAENGRRNLKIAFNALCQALEPRRPARAPSAFVLRDGALYGLRPEADVWLDVAAFEEAAAAGDACLETDVAQAIHAYRQALRLYQGDFLSECRYEEWCSEERERLIALYLRSADRLAQALANAALWEEVIQVCQVILAQDNCWEQAYRLIMLAYQHLGNRAQALRAYHRCVDCLQRELGVQPTAVTTDLYHHLLAT; this is encoded by the coding sequence GTGTATCCAGACGTTTACGTCGTTCGCGCTAAATTGATGCCGCCTTATCCGGCCAGACGGACGCTGGTGCGCGCCCGGCTGACGCAGCGCCTGCTGGAAGCGGCCGACTACCGGCTGACGGTGGTGCAGGCCGGGGCGGGTTATGGCAAAAGTACGGCGTTGGCGGCGTTAACGGCCGTTACCCCCCATCTCGTCTGGTATCACCTGGATGATGGCGACGTGGACCCGCTGCGGCTGCTGCTGCATTTGTATCATGGCTTTGCCGCTGCCCTGCCCGGGTTTGCCACCGCCCCGCTGACCTTTTTGCAAACGTGGGACCGCAGCAGCGCGCCGCTGCCCTGGGCAACGGCCGTAGACATGCTCAGCAACGCCCTGGCTGAATGCGATGCCCCGGCTGTTTTCCTGGTGCTGGACGATGTTCACCTGCTAGAAGCGGCCGGCGACGCTCTGCGCATTGTAGACCGGCTGATTGGACGCGCTCCGGCCAACCTGCACACGATTCTGGCAACCCGCTATCCACTGCGGCTGCCCTCCTGGCTGAACTGGCAAGTGCGCGGCGAGATGTTGGAAATTAACCAGGCGGAGATGGCCTTCACCCCCACTGAAATCCAGGCGCTTTTTCAGGAACAGTACCGCCTGGCATTGACGCCCGACCAGGTGGCGCAGTTGGCCGCTAAAAGCGAAGGGTGGGCCATCGCCTTGCAGTTGGTGTGGCAGCGCTGGCAAAGTGACGCCCAAACCACGCTGCATGGGGCATTGGACCAACTATCTGGCTCTGGCAGCGATCTGTTTAGCTTTTTAGTACAGGAGGTGCTGGCGCAGCAAGCGCCAGACATTCAGGCGTTTTTGCGGCAAACGGCCGTACTGCGTGAAATGGACGCCGCTGCCTGTAACGCCTTACGCCAGGCCACCGACAGCGAACAAATCTTGCGTTACCTGCAAGAAACCAGCCTGTTCATCGCCAACACCGGCGATGGCCGGCTGCGTTACCACCATTTGCTGCGCGAACTGCTGCACAACCAACTAGACACGGCCGTCGCCCAAACCCTCCATCGGCGCGCCGCCGCCTATTACCACCAGCAGAACGATGAAGAGGCGACCATCCACCACCTGTTGGCGGCCGGCGATTTTGAAGAAACGGCCGTTATCCTCGACGATTCCGGCCGGCGTATGGTCCGCGCCGGTCGGCTGCATTTACTGGCAAGCTGGATTGGCAGCCTGCCTCCCGACGTGCTGGAAATCCATCCCGCCTTGCTGGTTTGCCTGGGCGACGTGGCCCGGCTGCACAGCCGCTTCGACGAAGCCCTGGGCTGGTATCAGCAGGCCGAGACCCGCGCCCGCGCTTACGGCAATCTGCGCGAAGTAGGCCAGGCGCTGCGCGGCCAGGCCCGCGTCTACCTGGATACGGTCAACCCCAGCCAGGCGGAACAACTGCTGCACGAAGCGATGCGCATCACCGATGGCCTGGAAGACCGCGAAAGCCGCGCTCGCCTGTTGGAACTGCTGGCCGAAAATATGCTCAACCTGGGTCACATGGAAGAATCGGAAGCATATCGCCAACAGGCGCGCGATTTACGCCAGGAGGGGCCGGCCGAGGCGGAATTGTCTATGCGCGTGCTGCTGCGTACTGGCCGGTTGGCCGAAGTGCGCCAACTGTTGCAAGAGCGCGTCCGCCAGGAACAGCAAGAGCCGGTGCTGCGTCCCCGCGCCCATCGAGAGACGCCGCTGCTGCTCTCGTTGGTCCTGGCGTTTCAGGGCGAGCAAGAACAAGCTCATGCGTTTGCCGTTCAGGGGATGCAGCGGGGGCAAATGCTGCAATCGCCATTTATTACGGCCGTTGGCCACATGCGCCAGGGACACGCCTGGCTGCTGCAAAAAGACGAACAAGGCTACGAAGAGGCGTTCCGCTGTTTTCAACAGAGCATCGCCATCAGCGAGACGTTGATGGTTCCGCGTCTGAAAGTGGAATCGTATTGGGGTATTTGCCAGGTACATGGCTTTCGCGGCCACCTGGCCGAAGCTGCCCATGCCGCCGATCAGGGCATTGCCATCGCCCAAAGCGCCGGTGATGAATGGATCGAAGCACTCATTCGCCTGTCGTTGGGCGCGAGTTATGCCCTGGCCGACCAGATGACCGACGCCAACCGCGAACTGGCGGAGGCCCTGTTAGCCCTACGCGAATGCAGCGATACACACGGCGAGGCGCTGGCTTTGCTGTGGCACTGCCTGGTCTGGCATCGCCAGGAAGCGACCAAACTGCTGCTGCCTGCTCTGGCCGATTTGCTGCGTCTGACCCGCGTGTATGGCTACGATTATCTCTTTACGCGCCGCACCATTGTGGGGCCGCCAGATACGCGCGCCCTGGTTCCGCTGCTGCTGGCGGCCCGCGACGCCGACATCGAAGCGACTTACGCCCAGAATTTGCTGAAACAATTGGGATTGTCTGCCCTGACGCTGCATCCGGGCTACCAACTGCGTCTGCAAACATTGGGGCAGTTTGTTGTCTGGCGCGGTGCGGAATTGGTGACGACGCGCGATTGGCAGCGCAAGGCGGCGCGCCAATTGTTGCAGCTTTTGTTGGCCCACCGGCGCGATGTGTTAGACCGGGACCAGATTGTTGATTTGTTGTGGCCGGAGTTGGATGCGGAAAACGGCCGTCGCAATCTCAAAATTGCTTTTAACGCGCTGTGCCAGGCGCTTGAACCGCGGCGTCCGGCGCGCGCGCCATCGGCGTTTGTCTTGCGCGACGGCGCGCTTTATGGTTTGCGCCCGGAAGCGGATGTGTGGCTGGACGTGGCTGCCTTTGAAGAAGCTGCGGCCGCCGGCGACGCCTGCCTGGAAACGGATGTCGCCCAAGCCATTCATGCTTACCGCCAGGCGCTTCGCTTGTACCAGGGTGATTTTCTGAGTGAATGCCGCTATGAGGAATGGTGCAGTGAGGAGCGCGAACGGCTCATCGCCCTCTATTTGCGGTCGGCTGACCGGCTGGCGCAGGCATTAGCCAACGCCGCGCTGTGGGAAGAGGTTATTCAGGTGTGCCAGGTGATTCTGGCTCAGGACAACTGCTGGGAGCAGGCTTACCGGCTGATCATGTTGGCCTACCAGCATCTGGGTAATCGGGCGCAGGCGCTGCGCGCTTATCATCGTTGTGTGGATTGTTTGCAAAGGGAACTGGGGGTGCAGCCAACGGCCGTTACCACCGACCTGTATCATCACCTGCTTGCCACCTGA